TCTTCCCGCCTGGGCCACCCGTGGCGAAGAGGTCGACGACCAGGACCTGGATAAGGCAGCACGAGAGTTTGCGGGGAAGTTCTAGAGCATGGCCCACGGTCAGGGCGGCCATCTGAGGCCATCTCTCTTCTTCCGATCAAACGCAAAAGACACTCAGGTGGACTCGTACATACTGGTAACCGTCTCGACTGCGCCTTCTCGGGTACAAGTGATATGAGATCATAGGCAGCTAATACGAAACAGGAGGAAACATGAAATACAACAGGAACTACCTCGCAAGCGTTGTTGTCCGGGTCGATTTTCTTGTGCCCGTGATCGATTTGAACAAACCACTGCCACCAAAGCTGCAGAATGCCATCATCCAGAATTTCCCTGTTCCTGAGCGACGAGAAGTCCAGATGCAAATAGGCCCAATGTTCGTGCCACCAAATAGCGGACCACGTAACGTGGTGGCGCTTGACTTCTACAATGGACCACGAACCAGACACTTGGGGATCGGCCCCGACTTTCTCTTTATTGAGGAGATCAGGTACAGTGACTATGAGACCCTCCGCAGCAGTCTTCTGTCTGCGATGAACGAGCTGGTTACCTCGCCAAGTGAACACCCCGCAACCAAACGGATAGGATTGCGCTATGTAAATGTGATACCAGCTCCCGGCAACGACCCTTTTGACTGGCATGGATATATTAGTTCGGAGCTGTTGTCACCGATCTTGTATGCCGCCAAAAGTCAGGCAGGGCTCTGCCGTGGAATGACATACCTTGAGTTCAACGATAGCGATGCTCGTTTCATCGTGCACTATGGCATGCAGAATCAGGACTACCCGGCTCCGATTCGACGCAAGGAGTTCACGCTGGATCTCGATTCATTTGTGACCGGGGTCGTCGACTATCAACAGTTGCCAGACACCCTTGATGTCCTCCATTCTCGCATCATTGACACCTTCGAGAGTTCCATCCTCAAAAACCTTCGGAGTGTAATGGCGAAAAATGCCTGATACCTCGCAACCCTTCAGGGGCTCAAAACGTAGCCGCGTGTTCGCTTCGGCCAATATGCCTCGCGGCACGATCAACCGTGATGCAGCAACGTCAAATCAGACTTCGAGCGAACCGGCTGCCGTGGTCCCAGACGCGACAACTACTGTCCCTTCTACGGGCGTGGCTCAAACCACTAGTCACACGTTTGCTGGAACCGAGAATGTTCTTGGCGGCCTGAACAAGGTGCACAGAGTCATTGTTGAGCGCAGGATAGATGCTGCCAGTAGTCTGGCGCGTGAACAAGAAGGCTAACGACGTGCCAATCCAACATGTCCAGCTCGACCCTCGCGGAGAGAGTGATGGACTGCATCTCGGTGACATCTATCGAGATGTCGAGCTCCTGGAGTGGACCAAGGAGAGTGAAGATCATCGCACCATACGCTCATCCACTCTGGTGTTTCCCTTGGCCATGGTAATGGGACAAGAGTGCGATCTCTTGACTGACAGTGCTCTGAGGGCCAACACACGCCCCACAGGGAGAGAACGACCGCCGAAAGCCAACGGTTTCATGTGGACCACGCTCGTGCTGCCATTGTACAATGCGAGCCAGTTCTTCGACCGGCGGGACAGTTGCCTTTCTGGCATCTTTGAGGATGTCTATCTCGGAACGTCTGCGGAGCCAACAAGTGCCTCGCTGGAGATGAACCACCCTTCGAGCGACAGTCTGGTCAAGGCAAATCAGGATGCGCGCTATCATTTCATATGCTTTCCGTCACCAGGCGAACTACCTGACTGTGTCATCGACTTCAGGCACTACTTCGCCTTACGGACGTCGTATCTCATGGACCACCGGGCGGAGCAATGTCTGGCAACCCTGAGTACGCCGTACCGAGAGCAAGTTCTGCAGCGCTTCAGCTTCTACATCTCCAGAATCGGCTTGCCCGACTGAGTTCAGCTCTCACTAACCGATTCGCCGCCCAGAGCGACGCTAGGTATTCATGGACTCTTCGTGGAAGACTACTCAGGAGTGGGAGGAGGATGGAGAAGGTCGAGGCGATCTATACGAATTGCGCCTTTCGTCGGCTAGAACTTCCATCCTTCACGTACACATAGACCATGGATGTCCAGGCAGTCTCGCTCCAGAGCTCTGCATACCTTGGGTATCTTCTCCGGACATCTGCCGTCTTCCAGTGTAATGACAGTGAGGTTCCACTCTATCGCGGTCGCTATGACAAAGACATCGCCAGAAGACTTGTTCTTCTTGAAGTCGACGATTCCGGGGAACTTCTCCAATATTGCTGTGGCCTTGAGTTGCACGGCCTCGTCAATCGGAAGGCACACACATCCCACACTCCTAAACCAGCTGCTAATCACGTCATCCTTCTCGTTGATTTCCTCGGATACTTCTGAACACGATACAATCACTCTGCTTCGTATCAACTGATCTATGTTCTGCCATAGTGTCACATTCACGTCACGAGGGTACTTCTCGCGCTCATCTCTCTGAGAGATAGCAGCAGAAGTATCGAGAAGGTACTTATACGGGGGTGGATCGTCGAACAGTAACTCGCTCACCACCTGCTCGCCTCTGCAAACAACGACGGAATGTGCTTGAGCTTGATTCCCAGGAAGTCGCTTACGTCCCGTTGACTGTAGATTTCGCGATCAACACCGTGTTGAAGGGCTCTGCAGACGCTTGCGCCACTCCTGTCAAAAGCTGCCCTCGCCACATTCGGGCGGTATTTCGTGAGACTGGAACTCCTAGATTCGCGCTGTTCTGCTTCGTACTCGGCTTGGATGTTCCTGATCAGTGTCTCGTAGTCGTTCCTCTGGATTTGGCCCAAGTCCAGCAGTCTCCGGGCGATTACTTCCCGACTGACCGAGTATCTAGCAGCAAGAGCCCTTATGGCTTCTCCGTCGATTTCCGAGTTGCGCACTTCTTTCTCTTGCCTCAGAAGATCAGCAGGAACAAGTACCTCCCCTGCGACGGCATTGCAGAACACTTCTTCTGGATCCCGTGTGAGGAGCGGCCCGATTTCGTTACACGAAGCAGACTGACGTTTCACAATATGCACCAGTTCATGAAGAATCGAAAATGTCTTTGCAGGAGGTCTGTCATTGGTGTTGACCCCAATGATTGGCAGCTCATCAAAGTAGAGTGCCATTCCTCTTGCTGCATTAGTGGGGACTCCATCAAAAGCCGCAACCATGACGCCCCTATTCTCAACCCTACTGCGAACGAGAAGAAAGAACTTCCTCGTAGAGGGGGCCATCTTCTGCATTTCGTACGAGATTCCCAAGTATTCGCGAAGCTGCAATGCTAGTTTGTGCACGCTGGACAAGTCCCCCAAGAAGACAAACTGGGTAACAGGGTCTTTCAGCTCCGATCTGGTATCCAGCACAATGTCTCTTAGCCGAAGCAGATCATGCACAGCTAAGTTCAGCGCACTATCATCAACGACAGTGACAGCGCCCTGGTCTCTTAGCCGAAGCAGATCATGCACAGCTAAGTTCAGCGCACTATCATCAACGACAGTGACAGCGCCCTGGATTGTTCTCTTGTTGATGATCTTGGGCAACTTGTCTGTAGGGACCAAGGTCGGACTCATATACAAGCCGGCAAAAGGCACTCTCAGGCATTTGGCAATCGCCTTCGCTTGTCTGATCGTAGGCAAAGAGGGATCCTGAGGATCCTTCCATCTATCTATCCTTGCCGCCTCGAACTTGGTTACACGACTGACGTACTCACTACTGACTTTCATGTTGTCGCATACAAGCTTCAGTGTGGTTTTGTTTATTAGGGCACGTTGTATACCCATCCGACTCACCTCACCCCGTCAAGTTTTGCCCCAATCCAATCCCTATCCTACGATCGTGTCTCAGAAGAGCATACCAGTCCAAGTTAGCATACCTTGAAACAGTCGAACAGCCAAGCCAGCTGGTAGGTAACACTGTCATGATACCCTACCTGAACCGACAGGCACACGGATGAGAAGGATGCCTCAGTCGTTGCATCAGGCGAAACCCTCGTGTTCCGGCACAACATGTCACATACATGGCTAGTCTGTTGCCTTGGATACGCAGAGAGGACCTTGAATACCATGCAGCAGACAGCTCGGTGCAGTTGGCCGCAAGGCTAGTGTCTCCTCAAGAGCAGCCATGCGTCGGCGGGTCCCCCGGACAGATCCATTTTGGGGATCATCTCGGTTCAATCCACGTTCCCAAGAAACAAGGCGCAGCCATCGATCTCTCTCTGAATCACAGACGTCTCTGCAAGAGCGGTGACGACACGGGAGTAGTGGATGGTGTCGGCGCTGGTGAGGAAGCGATCTTTGCGGTCTTTGAGCCACTTGGAAAGGACTTGATAGCCACCGATCTGATAATTCCAGAGGTCGGGAGTGACACCGTCGAAGTACTGAGTTGGGTTGATGCTGACGTGGCCACGGTCAGCGTCGTATTCGACCTTGACCACAGCACCGTCACCCTTGCCGCAGAAGCGGCTGATAGGGTTGTCGAGGTCAGGCGAACGCATGAGATGCAAGTCGATGAGTTGCTGACCAAGGTCAGCCAACTTGAGGAAGGTGTCGCGGTCCTTGGTGAAGGGAATGCGTGGGAAATCGGACTTGAGGAATTCGGCGTAGCGCTCCCGATAAGCCGGCGAACATAGAATCGCATAGACATAGGCGAAGAACTGCTCAGGAAGGACACTGACATCCGTGAAATCGGTGATGATCTTCCAAGCCTCAGGACTGAGGTTGCTTCTTCTCGTTGCTTTCTCACTGCCAGCCGCATCAATGAGCAGAGAACCAGAGGCTGTCGCTCCGCCACTGTCGTATGTGTACAGGGGTAAGTTGACGTTGCCTCCACGGTAGAACAGGTTGAAGTCTTCAATGCTGTCGCTACACCAGCAGACGTTCCACGGTGTGGCATTGCCAACCACCTGTCCAGCACGACCAATGCACAAAGCAACGTTTGGCTTCAGCATGTGCTGCATGATGTCGCGACGGGGATAGTCCATAGCAACCTCGTCAAAGCAGCACCAACGGACATCGAATGGCCGATACGCACATGGTTGGATAAAGGAGCCCCATTGATCACCAACGTTGCGTAGTCTCTGGCGCGCTGCGGGTAGTTGCCAATCGCGATTATCGGCGAGGTCGTACCTCTCCCTCAATTCCTCATCAGACAAGCCTACATTTGCCATGTCTGTCAGCCGTCTGACGATCTGCGCCCGATCAAGCGCGACCGCAAAGTGGTCTCGATGTGTCTTAATGCCCGTAGACTTCTCCAAGAAAAGGTCTAGTACTCTCGGCCACTGTTCATATTGGCCAGCAAGTGTCACGTCCTGTGGGCTCAGGAAATATGTGTCGCTGCGTGGACTGAGCTCCTGCCATTCAGTCTGAGCCATCTGTCCGTTGCCAAGTGTCGTGTACTTGGCGTCACGGCTTCCCCACAGATCGCCATACCAGATACCCTTTGAGACACCGTTGCGCTTGACTGCGAGAACGATCGCAACGCCCTGCCGAATATCGAACACATTCTCGTCCTTGCTGCCGTCGGGAGACTTTTCCCTCTTCAGCGAACTGCCGTGCAGATTGAGAACGTGCAGCTGATCAAAAGATGCCATCAGTGACTGACGCATACCGCGGAAGGTCGGGTTGTCCAGGTAGCTGTGGTTGGTGATGAAACCGAGGACACCTTCGCCTGCCTGATCAATCTTCCACTGTGCAAAGCGGATGAACTTGACATAGTCATCCTGTAGCATCTTGGAGTTTCTTTCTCCCAGGGACTTGCCGTCTACCTGCTTGTAGTCGTCGATGAGAGCTGAAATCCAGGCGCCCTTGTTGCTGCTGGTGCCCGAATACGGCGGATTGCCCATGATCACCAGGACAGGCTGGGTCGTCTTGACGGCCTCGGCCATGTGGGATTCGTCCGCCAAGGGCGACAGGCCAGGGATGGGGTTCTGCTCGGCCGTGCTGACGTCCAGCGTATTGGTGAGGTACAGCTTGAAGCGGTCGTCGGTGCTCATGGTGTAGCCCAGCTCAGTGAGCAGGGCTCCCATGCGCAGGTGACCGATGGCATAGGGGGCCATCATCAGCTCAAAGGCGTAGAAGTCACGCAGCACATGCCCTTTGATCCAGCTGTCCAGACTGCCGTCACCGTACTTGGCCTTGTAGGTTGCGGCAGCCAGGCGCACGGCAGTGGCGGGGAAGGTCATGGTGCCAGCCGCAGGATCGAGGACGGTGACGCTGGGGTCGGCCAGGCCGTCGGGTTTGCCAAAGGAGTCTCGCAGGAGCTGGTCTACGCTGCGGACGATGTAGCTGACAACGGGCTGAGGCGTATAGTAGACGCCATGCTGTTTCTTCTTGGCCGGATCATATTCGCCAAGGAAGGTTTCATAGAAGTCGGCCACCGGGTCGCGGCCGTCCTTGTCGTAGCCCTTAAACACCGTATCCGTATCGGCCACCGCCAGGACATCCGCGATGTCATCGATGATGACGCGCAGACGTTCGGGAGTATCGCCGATGGAGATGTACTTGAACAGCTTGCGCAGGATGCCGATGGTCGCCGGGATGCCATCAATCGCAGTCTCGCGGGTAAAGGTGCCGGTCACGCGCATGCGCGCCGCAAACAGGCCATACGTGATGGTCTGCGCGTAGAGGTCGGCAAAGGTATCGCTGGTCAGGTCGGACATCAGCACCTGCTTGAATTCTGCCAGCAGGTTGACGAGTTCGCTGTTGCGCTCGTGGTCCTCATCGTCTACCAGTTGCGCCAGCACCTGCTGCTGCAGGTAGCGCGTGCGGTCAGCCAGCGCAAGCGCCAGTGTCTGGGCTGTATAGGCGCGGGGCAACTGGAAGTCGAAGAAGCGTTCAACTAAGTCGCGGAACTGGTCCTCGTGCTGAAGCGGCACGCGCATGCCCGCCTGCAGCGCCTGCAGGGACCCGATCGTCACGGGCTCGCCCATCGACTGTCCGTAGCGGTAGAGCCGAAACTCCAGGAAGTTGGTGAGGATGACGTTGGGGAAGGCGGTGCGGTAGCGCTTGAGCTGCTCGCTGACTTCGACGTGGTCCAGGTTGGTGACGCCCGGCTCCTTGGCCTCGATGTAGCCCGTGACATGTTGCTGACCGCTCCAGACACGCATGTCCGGGTTGCCAGCCTCGGTCTGACGAGGGAGGACGGTCAGCGTCGCGTGCGCGCTGCTGAGCTGCGACCCCAGCTCTTCCCAGAGCTGCTTGAGCACGTCATAGTACGACTCCTCGCGCGCGTCGCCGCGGCGATACTGCTGCGCGACCGCCCCCAGATACCTTTCCACCAATGCCCTGAACGTCATGACTCCTCCCTGAACCTTGCTGGCGTTTCCATGTAAAGCATTGTAGCGCAAAACGCGACGATCTGGATGCTTGGCTGAAGCACATGCATGAACTCCCGCCTGCGCGGCAGAGCGCCACTCCCATTGCACCAACATGCTCGTGGGAAGCACCCCTCGCATGGGAAGAGAGTGCTCGGGGGCATGACGAATCAGCAGGCTGTCCTCACCCGAGTGAGATGAGACAACGCGCTTGTGGTACAAGTCGCCGTTCCGGCTATACTGACGCCATGGATACCAGACTGATTGCCATCACGACAGCTTCGGATGAAATGGAAGCAAACATGATTGTCGGCCTGTTTGCTGCTGCCGGGATTCCCGCCATGGCCAAGCGCTCGGTCAAGGACGGGTACGGCACTGTCTACCAAGGCCCCTTTGGGTCCTTTGACATCCTGGTGGACGAAGAGAATGCGACAGCTGCGCAGACAGTGCTGGACGCCGAGGACGTGCCCGCCGAATTGGACGAGAAGCCGGACATCCCTGCTGACTGAGCGTTTCTCGCCCCATCGATCCTACGTCCCTTCGGACATCAGGAGCTTCTAGCGGCCTCCTGTTGAGCTACTGCCTGTCGGTAGAGAACGCACCGCGGTTCAATCGGTGCGACTACACCATTCACGTCAACGAGTGCCTTGTCACGGACATCCAAGCGTGAGGCTCATCGTCATTGCAATCCTGTCGATTGCTGGTATGATGCTACACGTTAAAGTAACATCCTCATCCTTACTTTACTAATCTTTGAAAGGGGGTGGTGGTCGAAATGCGCACCGAAGGTAGACACATGGTAGTCGAGGTCTCCGGGTGTAATCCGGATGTTCTGAATGATCTGGACAGAGTTAAGGAGATCTTGCGCGAGTCTGCTCTGCAAGCAAATGCAGAGATCCTGGAATTGGCGTTTCACCATTTTACTCCTCAGGGGGTTAGTGGGGTAGTAGTGATCTCCGAGTCGCATCTGTCCATTCACACATGGCCTGAGTACGGATACGCTGCCCTAGACGTTTATACCTGTGGAGAAAAGACCGATCCATGGCGGGCCATGGAGTATGCAGCTGAGAAGTTTGAGGCAACGACAATCGTCAAGACGGAGATTGCTCGTGGACAGGAGATCGAGGGTCGCCCAGGCGTTTATGGGCACTCGGTCGTCGAGACGGAGGTTGTCAGAGATGGCATGGCAGTGGTATCATGACACATTTGAGCCTGGGGAGGTCCACCTCCATGCGCTCACGGGAGTCATCACCACCAGGAAGACCAAGTACCAGACAGTAGAAATCGTCGAGTCAGAGCACTACGGCAAGATGCTGATTCTCGACGGCGACTGCCAGAGTTCAGTCAAGGACGAGTACATCTATCACGAGTGCTTGAACGAGCCTGCCATGGTCTGTCATCCGGACCCACGCAGGGTGCTTGTCGTCGGAGGCGGTGAAGGTGCGTCTCTGCGCGAACTATTGCGCTTCAAGTCGGTTGAGCACATCGATATGTGCGACATCGACGAGGAAGCCAATCAGTTGTATGAACAGTACTTGCCGGAGTATCATCAGGGTGCGTTTCACGACCCCAAGGTCAGCATGCACTTCGAGGACGCCCGCAAATTCATCGAGCGTCAACCTGACCACTCTTACAGCGTGATCATCGAAGACCTGACTGACCTCTTCGAGGGTGGCCCGTCTATTGTCCTGTTCACGAAGGAGTTCTATCAGCATGCGTTCCGCGTTCTGGATGAGGGCGGTACCCTCTGTGTCACTTCGTCATACCTGAAGCCGACGAATGTTGCCGTCCACAAGAGGATTCTGGATACTATCCGTTCGGTGTTCCCGATCGCTCGTTCGCTGTATTCCTATGTCGGCGCGTACGATGTTCCCTGGTCGTATGTCCTGGCTTCCAAGAAGAATGACCCACTGGACATGGATGCCGCGACGGTCGACAGGATTCTGGCTGATCGCGTTGGGGACACCAACGCACTGAAGTTCTACGACGGCGTGACGCATGAGCGCATCTTCCGCATGCCCAAGGACATACGGAGCATGCTGGCGGCGCCCGGCGAGCCTCTCGAAGATGGCAAGTCGTTCGGCATAACCCCAAAGGGAATCTAGAGCTACAGGTTTTACGACGCATGCGTCAGCCCGCCCTTGTCAGGGCGGGCTTTTCGCTAGCGAGATTTACTGAGATTTGCTATGATATAGGAAAAGGAGCGTGCGCAATGGTACGAGTGTTCACGTCGGCCAGCATACTTGACACTGGACGGGGAAGCGATGACGCCACGCGGGTCGTGGATATCCTTGTGGACGGAATGCAGATTGGCCGCATCGCCGACCACGTGGATCCGCCCGGGGGCGCGAGCGTCGTTGACGCGTCGAGGTACCTGGTTACTCCAGGGTTTGTCAACGCCCACGGGCACCTTGCCATGACGCTTCTGCGCGGGTTTGCGGACGAAGTGCCTCTCGATGTGTGGCTGCAGAAGTATATGTTTCCACGCGAAGCTCTTATGAACGGTGACGACATCTACTATGGTACCTTGCTTGCGCTAGCCGAAGGCATCATGTCCGGAACGACGACCTTTGCCGACATGTACTTCTTTGAAGACGATGTGGCCCGGGCGGTGGACGAGGCAGGCGTACGCGCCAACCTCTCGACAGGTACTGCCTCCCTCGACAACGAGCGGGGCAGGCTGGAGAAGTCCGAGGAGTTCGTCATGCGCTGGAACAACAAGGCCGACGGACGGATCAAGGCCAGTTTCGGGCCGCACGCTCCGTATACCACGACGCCGTCATTTGTCCGCGAGAACTTCGAGCGAGCTCGTGATCTTGGCGTCATCGTGCAGTTTCACCTTCACGAGACACGTAAGGAAATCGAGGACTTCACTGCAGCGTATGGGGCATCTCCCATCTCATACTACGCTGACCAGGGATACTTCGAGCATCCGCCGCGGCTCCTTGCTGCCCACTGTGTCCATATGACGGCTCATGACGCGGAAATCCTGCGTGACGCGGGGGCAAGCATTGCCCTGAACGTCCGGAGCAACCTCAAGCTCGGCTCGGGTATCGCCGACTATCGGCTCCTGCTGGGAAGCGGCGTGAACCTTTGCGTCGGAACGGACGGGGCTGCCAGCAATGACAACGTCGACATGCTG
This Coprothermobacter sp. DNA region includes the following protein-coding sequences:
- a CDS encoding DNA methyltransferase — protein: MYHKRVVSSHSGEDSLLIRHAPEHSLPMRGVLPTSMLVQWEWRSAAQAGVHACASAKHPDRRVLRYNALHGNASKVQGGVMTFRALVERYLGAVAQQYRRGDAREESYYDVLKQLWEELGSQLSSAHATLTVLPRQTEAGNPDMRVWSGQQHVTGYIEAKEPGVTNLDHVEVSEQLKRYRTAFPNVILTNFLEFRLYRYGQSMGEPVTIGSLQALQAGMRVPLQHEDQFRDLVERFFDFQLPRAYTAQTLALALADRTRYLQQQVLAQLVDDEDHERNSELVNLLAEFKQVLMSDLTSDTFADLYAQTITYGLFAARMRVTGTFTRETAIDGIPATIGILRKLFKYISIGDTPERLRVIIDDIADVLAVADTDTVFKGYDKDGRDPVADFYETFLGEYDPAKKKQHGVYYTPQPVVSYIVRSVDQLLRDSFGKPDGLADPSVTVLDPAAGTMTFPATAVRLAAATYKAKYGDGSLDSWIKGHVLRDFYAFELMMAPYAIGHLRMGALLTELGYTMSTDDRFKLYLTNTLDVSTAEQNPIPGLSPLADESHMAEAVKTTQPVLVIMGNPPYSGTSSNKGAWISALIDDYKQVDGKSLGERNSKMLQDDYVKFIRFAQWKIDQAGEGVLGFITNHSYLDNPTFRGMRQSLMASFDQLHVLNLHGSSLKREKSPDGSKDENVFDIRQGVAIVLAVKRNGVSKGIWYGDLWGSRDAKYTTLGNGQMAQTEWQELSPRSDTYFLSPQDVTLAGQYEQWPRVLDLFLEKSTGIKTHRDHFAVALDRAQIVRRLTDMANVGLSDEELRERYDLADNRDWQLPAARQRLRNVGDQWGSFIQPCAYRPFDVRWCCFDEVAMDYPRRDIMQHMLKPNVALCIGRAGQVVGNATPWNVCWCSDSIEDFNLFYRGGNVNLPLYTYDSGGATASGSLLIDAAGSEKATRRSNLSPEAWKIITDFTDVSVLPEQFFAYVYAILCSPAYRERYAEFLKSDFPRIPFTKDRDTFLKLADLGQQLIDLHLMRSPDLDNPISRFCGKGDGAVVKVEYDADRGHVSINPTQYFDGVTPDLWNYQIGGYQVLSKWLKDRKDRFLTSADTIHYSRVVTALAETSVIQREIDGCALFLGNVD
- a CDS encoding S-adenosylmethionine decarboxylase proenzyme — its product is MRTEGRHMVVEVSGCNPDVLNDLDRVKEILRESALQANAEILELAFHHFTPQGVSGVVVISESHLSIHTWPEYGYAALDVYTCGEKTDPWRAMEYAAEKFEATTIVKTEIARGQEIEGRPGVYGHSVVETEVVRDGMAVVS
- a CDS encoding spermidine synthase translates to MGTRSSRRRLSEMAWQWYHDTFEPGEVHLHALTGVITTRKTKYQTVEIVESEHYGKMLILDGDCQSSVKDEYIYHECLNEPAMVCHPDPRRVLVVGGGEGASLRELLRFKSVEHIDMCDIDEEANQLYEQYLPEYHQGAFHDPKVSMHFEDARKFIERQPDHSYSVIIEDLTDLFEGGPSIVLFTKEFYQHAFRVLDEGGTLCVTSSYLKPTNVAVHKRILDTIRSVFPIARSLYSYVGAYDVPWSYVLASKKNDPLDMDAATVDRILADRVGDTNALKFYDGVTHERIFRMPKDIRSMLAAPGEPLEDGKSFGITPKGI
- a CDS encoding N-ethylammeline chlorohydrolase, whose protein sequence is MRQPALVRAGFSLARFTEICYDIGKGACAMVRVFTSASILDTGRGSDDATRVVDILVDGMQIGRIADHVDPPGGASVVDASRYLVTPGFVNAHGHLAMTLLRGFADEVPLDVWLQKYMFPREALMNGDDIYYGTLLALAEGIMSGTTTFADMYFFEDDVARAVDEAGVRANLSTGTASLDNERGRLEKSEEFVMRWNNKADGRIKASFGPHAPYTTTPSFVRENFERARDLGVIVQFHLHETRKEIEDFTAAYGASPISYYADQGYFEHPPRLLAAHCVHMTAHDAEILRDAGASIALNVRSNLKLGSGIADYRLLLGSGVNLCVGTDGAASNDNVDMLEELRVLGLVMKGSTMDASGISNASLLAMATSNGAGALGFEGVGTLSEGAAADLVFWDLEDESFCPKNNVASHLLWSANSRAVDSVMVAGSWVMEHRQLSGIDLDKVRFEVARRARRLASG